AAAGACTCAGTCAGGCAAACTTCCACCACCAGGGTTCTCCGCAGACAGTGGGTGGGGAGAACCCTGCGGGTGTTCTTGAGTTCAGCTTTGTTTTTGCGTGTTTACAGCCCTCTCCATCTTCACTCCCCCCTTCAGGGCTCCTGGCTGAGCCCCGACTGTGTGAAGTCAGGCCCTCTGAAGAGGAGCATTGGCATCCCTTGCAGGGCATCCCCTAGTGAGAGTCTTCATTCACTCCTAACTTGACGCGGCCGGGGTAAAGCTGACCTTATCATATTTGACCTGATTGTGTCACAAAAGCATTAGAAGCTTTCATGCTTTCCTGGGAAATTCCCCGTGGGCCGCCACTCTGGGCAGGGCCACGAAGGAGCCTGGATGCTTCCTTCTCAGTTGGGAACGCTTTGCTGGAAACGCTTCCATTTCCAAAGTGACGGGTGACAGTTCCGTGCGGAAAGCACCAACCCGCACAGCAGCTCACGCGCGCCAGGAGGAGACCGGGCGCTTCTCTGCCAGGCCTCATGCGCGGACCTATtgctgctattttctttttcttaaaaaaaaaaaggaattctgctGTTCAATGGTCAAAACTGATGTCTCTTTTTGAAACGTGTTTCTCAAAGACAATTCTATTTCCCAGCAGCCCCGGCCCTCGGGCGCGCTCGGCCCCACTCACCCACTCGCTGCTCCGGCGAAGGCCCCAGCCCCGCCGCCTCCGCGCGGCCCAGGGCGCAGTCCCGCCCGAGGAGCTGCAGGCCCTTGTGCTCCGCCGAGTGGTGCTTCCGCAGCTCCTGGACGAGCTCCACCACCAGCCGCAGCAGCGCCTGCCCGTCCGCCGGCTCCCGGGGCTCCGCGCCCCCCCGGCCGCGCCCCGCCGCCCCCAGCACCAGCAGCAGCCCCAGGAGGAGGGGGCGCCCGGGTCCGCGCATCGTGCGCTCGGGGCCGCGGGGCTGGGAGACTCCGACACGCGCCGGGAGCTGGGCTCGCTGCGGGAGAAGGGGCGCGGGGGGCCGGAGAGAAAGTCAGCGGGGGAGGGGGACGGAGTGCGGGGCGGCGGCGGGAGGGGAGGCGGGAGGAGCCGCTGGCGCTGGACCCGGTCCCGCACCTTCGCGGACCCCGAGGAACGAGCCGGCAGGTGAGGGGGCCGCGGTCTCCTCGACGATCCCGCCCGAGGTCCCGCCCACGGGGAGCGACCGCCGCTGGTGCCGAAAGGAGCCCCCGGaacccgcccgcccgcccgcccggccCCTCCTAACTTTCGCCCGAAAGGCCGCGTCCGCCGAGCGCGCTGCGCCTGGCGCGGGCACAACTTTCTTTCCCCTTCGGAAGCCCCGGGTGCCAGGCAGCTCCCCGGCCGCGGGCGGACCTCGGAGGGGCCGCGCCCCCGCGCCCACCTCTTTCCAAGAACGCGGCGCCGCGCGCCGGGCCCGGCGGCAGCGCTCAAGTTTCCAGCGTTGCCTTTGTGCGGTGGTCGCCGGCGGGCGCCGAGTCCCCGAAGCCCACGGAGGAGGCCGGGTGCGGACCCTCGCGCTGGCCCCGGCCGCGCCACGTGCTGGAAGCCCCGCGCCTCCGGGCCGCTGCGCCCGCCCGCACCTGCCCCGCGCCCCCGGGGAGCCACCTGCGCGTCGGGGCCGGGCCGGTTACCTGCAGCCTCTGGAGCCGCTGGAGTCGCCGCCGTCTGTGCGCACGTCTGTCCCCGCGCCCCGAGCTGCGCCACTACTCCATGCCCGGCGGGCGGAGCGCACGGGACGCGGGGACGCGGGACTCGGCCGCTCCGAGCGCTGGACCCGCGGCCGCCCTGGGGTGCGCCGGCTCCGACTCCCGCCTCGGACCTCGGGGCCCTTCTTATCCCCGCGCCCGCCGACGTCAGGCGGGTCCCCGAGGGCTCCGAGCGGGGCTTTAATTAGAAGCCGCTGAAGTGTTCGTACCCCCATGCGGATCTTCGTCAGTACCCCCGCCTCACCTCGCTCTCGCCTCCCCCCCGTCTCCCGCCCCCCTCCCAatccgcccccgcccccgcccggtCCCCCCACCCGCATCTCCACCGCGTCTCCCCCTCGCCCGCGCCCCGTCTCCCGCGCCCCtttcctccccaccttccccGTCTCCCGtctcctctcctgccccaccttcccccactccccgtctcctcctcttcccccctttctcctccccccgcccctcccccagcctgttTCCCTCCGTTCCTGTCACTTGTGACAGGATGAGAAGAAACGCCTTTACCAGGAACTCGGTTCTGTTTTTGTCTAAATGTAGATCTTGGGCTATTAAAAAGGGAGCTGCCCGATTGCTTCGACATTTAATAAGTCAATTAGAGTCCATCTGTTTTGGAGGGATCCGCTCTCGGGACCCCGAGGGGTCTGCCCCGCCCGAGCCCAGTCCCCAGGTTCGGGTCCCCAAGCCCCGGTCCCCGAAGCGGGGTGGCCAGGAGGCAGGAGCTTGGCGAGCGAGGCGGGCTTGCACCGCCTCCCCAGACCCCCCGCGACAGGACTAGTGAAGGTCCCTCCCCCGCAGGGCCCGCGCCGCCCCGGCAGGGAAAGCCCGCAGGAGGGCACTTGCCTCCCGGGCTCGTCTTTAAGAAAGTTTGGCTCTTTGGCTGAAGCCCGGCACATCTGTGAAAGTTCAGCAATTTGcctcttttgttttattcttgtaaaatgTATTATCCATCAGTTGCGCACTTTCCCATTCAATTGGTGCTTTCTGGGCAAGAGCTGGACGTCTTCCAAGTCCGCGATCTGGTTGGGAAAGGTGTTCTGAGTACAATCAGAGAGGCGGAGTGGGCGAGAATTAAAGGCCTGCACCAGGATCGCGGCAGTCGCAGGACCGCGGCGGGAAGATGCTGGCCCAGGCGCACGTGCGCGCGGGCGGTGCGGGCTGGAGGCTGCGCGCCCCGGTCCCCTGAGCTCTGGGCGAGGCCCCGTCTACGCCCGTGTCCGcgtcctttctctctccctgcacCGGGTCTGTTTCCTTAGGAGGAGAAAGTGTCCGGCAGAACTGGGCAAGGAGGCAGCGTGGAGAGGGAAGATATGAAATGTGCCTGTTCAGGACCCCGCCCCACGCCCTTGGGATGTGCGTTCTCTCCGCTCTCTTTAAAAACAGATGGTTTGATTTCACAGCgaggcttttcttctttttctttttgcaagcAACATGACTGAAATGTGAACATTTCTGCTAAAATacactcagaaaaaaagtaaaattttatgtcAAACAGACCGTAGGCACTTGAAAGGAggcatttttccttttccctttccctttagACACTTGAGTTCCTCTGGCGAGAGCGACGCCTGGCGATGGAACCGGCCCTTCCCGGCCCTGCTCCCTGTCCTGCTCGCAGGGCCCACCTCGCAGCTGGTGGACACCGCAGTTCCCAGAAAAATAGAACCATGAGAAGATTTCACTGTTGTAAAATAGCTTGGTGTAA
This Theropithecus gelada isolate Dixy chromosome 13, Tgel_1.0, whole genome shotgun sequence DNA region includes the following protein-coding sequences:
- the ALKAL2 gene encoding ALK and LTK ligand 2 isoform X1; its protein translation is MRGPGRPLLLGLLLVLGAAGRGRGGAEPREPADGQALLRLVVELVQELRKHHSAEHKGLQLLGRDCALGRAEAAGLGPSPEQRVEIVPRDLRMKDKFLKHLTGPLYFSPKCSKHFHRLYHNTRDCTIPAYYKRCARLLTRLAVSPVCMEDKQ
- the ALKAL2 gene encoding ALK and LTK ligand 2 isoform X2, coding for MRGPGRPLLLGLLLVLGAAGRGRGGAEPREPADGQALLRLVVELVQELRKHHSAEHKGLQLLGRDCALGRAEAAGLGPSPEQRVEIVPRDLRMKDKFLKHLTGPLYFSPKCSKHFHRLYHNTRDCTIPAYYKRCARLLTRLAVSPVCMEDK